A window of the Halostagnicola kamekurae genome harbors these coding sequences:
- a CDS encoding ABC transporter ATP-binding protein produces MTAITADELSKRYTTVTALDRVSLSVNEGEIFGFLGPNGAGKSTFINILLNFARPTAGSVELFGHDCQAEGVAARDRIGVLPEGYSVFDRLTGRQHIEYAVRSKDADDDPVEILDRVGVRDAADRPASDYSKGMKQRLVLGMSLVDEPDLLVLDEPTSGLDPNGATEIRSILRKERERGAAIFFSSHILEQVEAICDRVGILQDGELVAVDTIEGLRQSIGGGTKLLIDVTEVADATVEAIRGVDGVETATVRDGSTIEVTCTNDAKMDVIVELQRLGADVVNFRTEEASLEDMFVAYTGSGQR; encoded by the coding sequence ATGACAGCAATCACTGCTGACGAGCTGTCGAAGCGGTATACGACAGTCACAGCTCTAGATCGAGTATCCCTTTCAGTTAACGAGGGGGAGATATTCGGGTTTCTAGGGCCCAACGGCGCCGGGAAATCGACGTTCATCAATATCCTCCTCAACTTCGCGCGGCCGACCGCCGGTTCTGTGGAACTGTTCGGCCACGACTGTCAGGCGGAGGGCGTCGCGGCTCGAGACCGAATTGGCGTGCTGCCCGAGGGATATTCGGTGTTCGACCGGCTTACTGGTCGCCAGCATATCGAATACGCTGTTCGGTCGAAAGACGCCGACGACGATCCGGTCGAAATCCTCGACCGCGTCGGCGTTCGGGACGCCGCCGACCGGCCGGCGAGCGACTACTCCAAAGGAATGAAACAGCGCCTCGTACTGGGGATGTCACTCGTCGACGAGCCCGACCTGCTAGTCCTCGATGAGCCGACATCGGGCCTGGACCCGAACGGCGCCACCGAGATCAGGTCGATCCTCCGCAAGGAGCGTGAGCGCGGTGCAGCGATCTTCTTTTCGAGCCACATCCTCGAACAGGTCGAAGCGATCTGTGACCGGGTCGGTATCCTGCAAGACGGCGAACTCGTCGCCGTCGACACGATCGAGGGGCTCAGACAGTCGATCGGCGGCGGCACCAAACTTCTAATCGACGTCACGGAGGTCGCCGACGCGACAGTCGAGGCAATTCGTGGCGTCGACGGCGTCGAGACCGCAACGGTCCGCGACGGATCGACAATCGAGGTGACCTGTACGAACGACGCGAAAATGGATGTCATAGTCGAACTGCAGCGCCTCGGCGCGGACGTGGTGAATTTCCGGACCGAAGAGGCATCTCTCGAAGACATGTTCGTCGCATACACCGGGAGCGGTCAGCGATGA
- a CDS encoding ABC transporter permease subunit, which translates to MSWRVIARTDAGLAAEPRSTRLLLGLPAATILVAAYLYPVLGTDPITTARFTGFVDGWLTTVIPLVGVLLGHNAIVSERQSGALLLSLSLPHSRDDLVLGKVLSRVGLLSGAILAAMTIGAGLVVYPFGSLAIGRFIGFAAAIIVFGAIWTNLGIAASLSTGTKQRAAVFSLGLVVLFVMAWNGIAGALRFGLNRTGIIDGTLPTPVQFVFDHDPGTVFQRVTVGFFDPSTGLDGPWYLGKWIALAVFLLWLVVPLALSYSRFTSSDLA; encoded by the coding sequence ATGAGCTGGCGAGTCATCGCTCGGACGGACGCCGGACTCGCTGCCGAGCCACGATCGACTCGCCTATTGCTCGGGCTCCCAGCCGCTACGATTCTCGTGGCTGCGTATCTCTATCCAGTGCTCGGAACCGACCCGATAACGACCGCCCGCTTCACCGGGTTCGTTGACGGTTGGCTCACGACCGTCATTCCCCTCGTCGGCGTCTTGCTGGGCCACAATGCGATCGTCAGCGAGCGTCAGTCGGGCGCCCTGTTGCTTTCACTATCGCTGCCCCACAGCCGGGACGATCTCGTCCTCGGAAAGGTACTCAGCCGCGTCGGGCTGTTGAGCGGTGCGATCCTCGCAGCAATGACCATCGGCGCGGGGCTCGTCGTTTACCCGTTTGGTAGTCTTGCTATCGGTCGATTCATCGGCTTCGCCGCGGCGATAATCGTGTTCGGAGCGATCTGGACTAACCTCGGAATCGCGGCGTCGCTCTCGACTGGGACCAAACAGCGTGCGGCCGTGTTCTCGCTCGGGCTGGTCGTCCTGTTCGTGATGGCATGGAACGGCATTGCAGGCGCCCTGCGCTTTGGACTGAACAGGACCGGTATCATCGACGGCACCCTGCCTACTCCTGTTCAGTTCGTCTTCGATCACGATCCCGGAACCGTCTTCCAGCGGGTAACTGTAGGCTTTTTCGATCCGAGCACCGGTCTCGACGGCCCCTGGTATCTCGGCAAGTGGATCGCACTTGCCGTGTTCTTGCTTTGGCTGGTTGTCCCGCTGGCGCTGAGCTACTCTCGCTTCACCAGCAGTGATCTCGCATGA
- a CDS encoding ABC transporter permease, whose translation MSWRSVARKDVRDASRSRTLWVLFGLFSVLFVGYAAAYTYVGDETFTGFVAGVFSLVSGLLPILGIVLGYRSIADDRADGSILLSMSFPQSRRDLLAGTVLGRVIVLLAPVLLWLSVAGLYAALRYGTDGALAYPWFLLVTALYGASFVAVAVALSASTTVDRRIVYGAVGAYLLLVVLWRSLVSFAVAFLHRFNPSVGTPDWELLLQLAEPGEAYARLLRAGFDIDRASQYVGEKAPAFVDWWAALIVIVLWIVVPLAIGYRQFEASDL comes from the coding sequence ATGAGTTGGCGATCCGTCGCGCGCAAGGATGTGCGCGACGCCAGCCGATCCCGAACACTCTGGGTGCTGTTCGGGCTGTTTTCGGTGCTGTTCGTCGGTTATGCTGCGGCGTACACCTACGTCGGAGACGAGACGTTCACCGGGTTCGTCGCCGGCGTCTTTAGTCTCGTCAGCGGCCTCCTGCCGATCCTCGGGATTGTGCTCGGCTACCGGTCGATAGCCGACGACCGAGCGGATGGGAGCATCCTGCTTTCGATGTCGTTCCCACAGTCTCGCAGGGACCTGCTCGCCGGAACGGTGCTTGGCCGGGTGATCGTGTTACTGGCCCCGGTGCTCCTCTGGCTATCAGTCGCCGGGCTGTACGCGGCGCTGCGGTACGGAACCGACGGGGCGCTCGCATATCCGTGGTTCCTACTTGTCACCGCCCTCTACGGAGCGTCGTTCGTAGCAGTCGCCGTCGCGCTCTCAGCGTCGACGACGGTCGACCGCCGGATTGTCTACGGTGCCGTCGGAGCGTATCTGCTACTGGTGGTGCTCTGGCGATCACTCGTTTCGTTTGCCGTGGCGTTCCTCCACCGATTCAACCCCAGTGTGGGGACACCCGACTGGGAATTGTTGCTCCAGCTAGCCGAGCCCGGTGAAGCGTACGCACGACTCCTGCGCGCCGGATTCGATATTGACCGGGCAAGTCAGTACGTCGGGGAGAAAGCACCGGCGTTCGTCGACTGGTGGGCCGCATTGATCGTGATCGTCCTCTGGATCGTGGTGCCGCTGGCGATCGGCTACCGTCAGTTCGAGGCCAGTGACCTGTGA
- a CDS encoding sensor histidine kinase, with amino-acid sequence MSIVGTVAAVTLDAIASALLGWTTWLALQSRDRPSAHPFIAILALLTTMAVLSVLAELPGTAAIPLLSSLVEFGQFGIGIVIPGVWVMYALSYTGRGTGLTRWRVAMFLGIALPLVLSAAILFVDLPRTVLEGLLASFLGTEIMLLFGLFIYGTYLLLGHGWNHARISKLQIAAVISAVAAPYYAGGAGSSDPIADGVTVGLLVSGGLFAVAVRRYPVMTGFPKADHVARTHVVEALQEAVIVLDWEDHVLDANATTAELFDRSTASMISDPIHSVVDGLDGTDLSAGATGTVTLQTTKGRRRFQYSVSAVNDAEVDGGADAVARTVLLRDVTDRQTREQRLSVLNRVLRHNVRNELDVILAYADRIDDETVRDGIRDSATDLVDLSDKAREAEDVMTASADSPESVDLAAVARDVVEQHRTEDQPCEILLSCPDELTVSSHRTIIWQVLTELVGNAIEHTDRPTHVEVTVRGGPNGAAELVVADDGTGIPHRERKILDAGTETQLEHGSGIGLWFVNWAVTQLGGELAFRENDPSGSVVTVRLYDDEYDS; translated from the coding sequence ATGTCGATCGTCGGAACAGTAGCGGCCGTCACCCTTGACGCGATAGCGAGCGCGCTGCTGGGCTGGACAACTTGGCTCGCTCTCCAGTCACGGGATCGTCCCAGCGCACACCCCTTTATCGCCATACTGGCCCTCCTGACGACCATGGCCGTGCTTTCGGTGCTTGCAGAACTCCCTGGTACGGCGGCGATTCCGCTTCTGTCGTCACTCGTCGAATTTGGTCAGTTCGGAATCGGGATCGTCATCCCAGGCGTGTGGGTCATGTACGCGCTCAGTTACACTGGTCGGGGGACCGGGCTAACCCGGTGGCGCGTCGCCATGTTTCTGGGGATTGCGCTGCCCCTCGTCTTGAGCGCCGCAATCCTCTTTGTCGACCTGCCAAGGACCGTCCTTGAAGGGCTGCTTGCATCGTTCCTCGGGACGGAGATCATGTTGCTGTTCGGCCTGTTTATCTATGGAACGTACTTGCTTCTCGGTCACGGCTGGAATCACGCCCGCATCTCGAAGCTTCAGATCGCGGCCGTAATCTCGGCTGTTGCAGCACCGTATTACGCCGGCGGGGCCGGAAGTAGCGATCCCATCGCGGACGGTGTGACTGTCGGCCTCCTCGTCTCCGGTGGGCTGTTTGCGGTCGCGGTGCGGCGCTATCCAGTGATGACTGGCTTCCCGAAAGCCGATCACGTCGCACGAACGCACGTTGTCGAGGCGCTGCAAGAGGCGGTCATCGTCCTCGACTGGGAGGATCACGTGCTCGACGCCAACGCGACGACTGCCGAACTGTTCGACCGGTCGACAGCGTCGATGATCAGCGACCCGATCCACTCGGTTGTCGACGGTCTCGACGGCACCGACCTTTCGGCAGGCGCGACAGGAACGGTCACACTCCAGACAACCAAGGGACGCCGACGATTCCAGTACAGCGTCTCGGCCGTCAACGACGCCGAAGTCGACGGTGGGGCCGACGCAGTTGCCAGAACCGTGCTATTACGCGACGTAACAGACCGCCAGACACGCGAACAGCGCCTCTCGGTGCTCAACCGAGTTCTCCGGCACAATGTCAGGAATGAACTAGACGTCATTCTCGCCTATGCTGACCGCATCGACGACGAGACCGTTCGGGATGGGATCCGCGACAGCGCAACCGACCTCGTCGATCTTAGCGACAAGGCGCGGGAAGCGGAGGACGTGATGACTGCCAGTGCGGACTCACCGGAATCGGTCGATCTCGCGGCCGTCGCACGGGATGTCGTCGAACAGCACCGCACCGAAGATCAGCCGTGTGAGATCTTGTTGTCCTGTCCAGACGAACTGACCGTTTCGTCGCACCGAACTATCATCTGGCAGGTGTTGACCGAACTGGTCGGCAACGCCATCGAACACACCGATAGACCGACACACGTCGAGGTTACCGTTCGAGGAGGCCCCAACGGTGCCGCCGAACTCGTTGTCGCTGACGACGGGACGGGGATTCCCCACCGAGAAAGAAAGATTCTGGACGCCGGAACGGAAACCCAACTTGAGCATGGCAGCGGGATCGGGCTCTGGTTCGTCAACTGGGCCGTCACGCAACTGGGCGGCGAGCTCGCCTTTCGGGAAAATGACCCGTCGGGAAGTGTCGTAACAGTTCGTCTTTACGACGATGAATACGACTCGTAG
- a CDS encoding transcription initiation factor IIB, whose protein sequence is MERPTRQKERTEQTTDEPVEQKGVQTCPECDSSSLIRSSDETEVSCEDCGLILEEETIDRGPEWRAFNHTERNNKSRVGAPTTQTMHDKGLTTTIDWKDKDAYGRSISSEKKSQMNRLRKWQERIRTKDAGERNLQFALSETDRMASALGVPRSIREVASVLYRRALDEDLIRGRSIEGVATSTLYAACRMEGVPRSLEEVAAVSRVDQKEIGRTYRYVAQELSLEMKPVDPKKYVPRFCSELELPDEVQGKANEIIDTSAEQGLLSGKSPTGYAAAAIYAASLLCNEKRTQREVSNVAQVTEVTIRNRYQEQIEAMGLHT, encoded by the coding sequence ATGGAACGCCCTACTCGTCAGAAAGAGCGCACAGAGCAGACGACAGACGAACCAGTTGAGCAAAAGGGCGTTCAAACGTGTCCAGAGTGCGACTCGAGTTCACTTATTCGAAGTTCAGATGAAACCGAGGTGAGTTGTGAAGATTGTGGATTGATCCTCGAAGAAGAGACAATTGACCGGGGACCAGAATGGCGGGCATTCAATCATACAGAACGGAACAACAAATCCCGCGTCGGTGCCCCAACAACCCAGACAATGCATGATAAGGGATTAACCACAACAATCGACTGGAAGGACAAAGATGCCTACGGCCGGTCTATCTCATCAGAAAAGAAGAGCCAGATGAATCGGCTTCGGAAATGGCAAGAACGCATTCGAACGAAGGACGCTGGCGAACGAAACCTTCAGTTCGCCCTCTCTGAAACCGATCGAATGGCGTCTGCATTAGGGGTTCCCCGATCTATTCGCGAGGTCGCCAGCGTCCTCTATCGACGCGCTCTCGATGAGGATCTCATCCGGGGGCGCTCCATCGAAGGTGTTGCCACGAGTACGCTCTATGCGGCCTGTCGGATGGAAGGTGTCCCCCGATCACTCGAAGAAGTCGCTGCAGTCTCACGCGTCGATCAGAAAGAGATTGGCCGTACGTATCGATATGTCGCACAAGAACTCAGCCTCGAGATGAAACCTGTCGATCCGAAAAAATACGTTCCTCGGTTCTGTTCTGAACTCGAGTTGCCTGATGAAGTTCAAGGGAAAGCGAACGAAATCATCGATACGTCAGCTGAGCAGGGGCTGTTATCGGGAAAATCGCCGACAGGATATGCGGCAGCAGCAATCTACGCAGCGAGTCTCCTTTGTAATGAGAAACGGACACAACGAGAAGTGTCGAACGTCGCGCAAGTAACTGAGGTAACCATTCGAAACCGATATCAGGAGCAAATCGAAGCCATGGGACTTCACACGTAG
- a CDS encoding dicarboxylate/amino acid:cation symporter, which yields MNSTIGPMWQRYRSVPLIYRIALAFLLGSAAGIAFGEQMTVVAPLGDLFLRLLNMLVIPIIVFTLLTGIRQLSPARLGKIGGATVGLYAVTTTIAGIIGLAVANVLQPGRGVEFTGGEAESQAPPSLTEVVLGIVPSNPVTAMAEGNLLATVFFVIIFGIALTYVRARQDELADRVDSVFEAFEIGAEAMFVVVRGVLEYGVIGVFALMAAGIGTEGIGVFSSLGELVLAVAIAVVIHISFTYLLLLMNVVADVSPLAFLVGSKDAMVTAFATRSSSGTLPVTMNNAEEDLRIKERIYSFALPVGATANMDGAAIRQAITVVFAANVVGQPLAFSEQVLVLVVAVLISIGTAGVPGAGIVMLTVILNQASLPLAVVGFVAGVDPVLGRIATMNNVTGDLAVSTVVGKWNDAIDLDDGVWTQTSANGGNTVSGDD from the coding sequence ATGAACTCAACAATCGGTCCAATGTGGCAGCGGTACCGGTCGGTGCCACTGATCTATCGCATCGCACTTGCGTTCCTTCTCGGATCCGCAGCGGGGATCGCATTCGGTGAGCAGATGACGGTCGTTGCACCGCTCGGAGACCTATTCTTGCGGCTGCTCAACATGCTGGTGATCCCGATCATCGTCTTCACGCTGCTGACCGGAATCCGTCAGCTATCGCCAGCTCGGCTCGGCAAGATTGGGGGAGCAACTGTCGGCCTCTACGCAGTAACGACTACCATCGCAGGCATCATCGGACTCGCCGTCGCGAACGTCCTTCAACCCGGCCGTGGCGTCGAATTTACTGGTGGTGAAGCCGAGTCCCAGGCACCGCCCTCGCTCACCGAGGTCGTGCTCGGTATTGTCCCGAGCAATCCTGTCACTGCAATGGCAGAGGGGAACCTGCTCGCAACCGTCTTCTTCGTGATTATTTTCGGTATCGCGCTCACCTACGTGCGTGCCCGACAAGATGAACTCGCAGATCGTGTTGACTCGGTATTCGAGGCGTTCGAAATTGGAGCCGAAGCGATGTTCGTCGTTGTTCGTGGCGTCCTCGAGTACGGTGTGATCGGCGTATTCGCCCTCATGGCTGCTGGGATCGGCACCGAGGGAATCGGCGTATTCTCGTCGCTCGGTGAGCTCGTGCTCGCTGTCGCGATCGCAGTTGTCATCCACATCTCGTTCACCTACCTACTGCTTCTCATGAACGTGGTCGCTGATGTCTCACCGCTTGCTTTCCTCGTTGGCTCGAAAGACGCGATGGTGACCGCCTTCGCCACCCGCTCCTCGAGCGGAACACTTCCGGTGACGATGAACAACGCCGAAGAGGATCTCCGTATCAAGGAGCGTATCTACTCGTTCGCGCTTCCAGTTGGTGCCACAGCAAATATGGACGGCGCCGCCATCCGACAGGCGATTACCGTCGTCTTCGCCGCGAACGTAGTCGGACAACCGCTTGCCTTCTCCGAGCAAGTACTCGTGTTGGTCGTCGCCGTACTCATCAGCATTGGCACCGCTGGCGTCCCCGGGGCGGGGATCGTCATGCTCACCGTCATACTCAACCAGGCCAGTCTTCCGCTTGCGGTGGTCGGATTCGTCGCCGGTGTCGACCCGGTCCTCGGTCGCATCGCGACGATGAACAACGTGACCGGTGACCTCGCGGTTTCGACTGTCGTCGGCAAATGGAACGACGCCATCGACCTCGACGACGGCGTCTGGACGCAGACGTCGGCCAACGGTGGAAATACCGTCTCTGGTGATGATTAG
- a CDS encoding DUF7521 family protein, with the protein MTALQIGGVQSQSEYLLLLSATLIAAGLALFIVFHAYSGYRRNDSARMLYLAVGLCLITVVPMSLSIGVHSLGQSIDFQSQIYTFYLPLLSRMSEIVGLCTLLYSLLVVPGQSR; encoded by the coding sequence ATGACGGCACTTCAGATCGGTGGCGTACAGTCCCAATCCGAGTATCTCCTGTTGCTCTCCGCGACGCTGATCGCGGCGGGATTAGCGCTGTTCATCGTGTTTCACGCCTACTCGGGCTACCGCCGGAACGACAGTGCTCGAATGCTGTACCTCGCAGTAGGCCTCTGTCTCATCACTGTCGTCCCGATGTCTCTCTCAATTGGGGTCCACTCCCTCGGCCAGAGTATCGACTTCCAGTCGCAGATCTATACGTTCTATCTCCCACTCCTCAGTCGAATGAGCGAAATCGTTGGCCTGTGCACTCTCCTCTATTCCCTGCTCGTAGTCCCAGGACAATCCCGGTGA
- a CDS encoding winged helix-turn-helix domain-containing protein, with product MGDDQNADEILALLDDSYAQEILRQTRGDAMSAKELSEACDISISTVYRRADRLVDCGLLAERRVPQPDGNHYSMYEARLDELTVRLTDDGFEITVAERATGHLADRFTEMWEGL from the coding sequence ATGGGCGATGACCAGAATGCCGATGAGATCCTCGCCCTCCTTGACGACAGCTACGCCCAAGAGATCCTCCGGCAGACGCGAGGCGACGCGATGTCTGCAAAGGAACTCAGTGAAGCGTGTGACATCTCGATCTCAACGGTGTATCGTCGTGCGGATCGTCTCGTCGACTGCGGGCTCCTCGCGGAACGACGGGTACCGCAACCCGACGGGAACCACTACAGCATGTACGAAGCGCGATTGGACGAACTCACGGTTCGGCTCACCGACGACGGGTTCGAGATCACGGTCGCCGAGCGAGCAACCGGACACCTCGCCGACCGCTTCACCGAGATGTGGGAGGGCCTGTGA
- a CDS encoding glycoside hydrolase family 15 protein yields MQYKQLTEYGAIGDGNTVALVGRDGSIDWCPLPHVESPSVFAAILDADRGGHFAVRPTQSFESVQRYRDRTTVLETTFQTADGSATVTDFMPVAETAESPVRPPAVYRKLECDTGPLELEVAFEPRFDYARDVPAVERTSDGVVAIGTDERAVLSSDLPLRPSTDGHGASATVTLEPGETRWLVLGYGEAIPLESSHHQKTLDEAVGYWREWSHDCAGADCPIDSPWHDLAVRSSLVLKLLLHRETGAVCAAPTTSIPEDLGGVRNWDYRFNWIRDAAFTVQALAELGHLDEARSYFELCLDHCGGHEPADVPPVYGLHGGDDLEEHVLDHLEGYRGSAPVRVGNAAREQRQLDVYGELILAIYESVRYGEAVTTDDWAVMCDLIDYVCEGWERPGSSIWESRDGPKHYVYSKVMCWVALDRGIKLAEAAGDDVSAPLERWRTCREGVREAILERGYSDRANSFVQTFGGESLDAANLLIPIVGFLPPEDARVQGTIDATIDRLATDGGLVRRYEGDDGLPGEASPFVVCSFWLVTALALAGRTDEATDRFESVIEYTSPLGLLAEAIDPESGEQRGNFPQAYSHIGLINSVLYLADADGSSGGSREPLGRDEWTEDSDLGGEIIRQPSDTERGDTA; encoded by the coding sequence ATGCAGTACAAACAACTCACGGAGTACGGTGCGATCGGTGACGGGAATACGGTCGCGCTGGTTGGCCGTGACGGCTCGATCGACTGGTGTCCGCTCCCGCACGTCGAGTCGCCGAGCGTGTTCGCCGCGATACTCGATGCCGACCGCGGCGGGCACTTCGCCGTCCGACCGACCCAGTCGTTCGAGTCCGTTCAACGGTACCGCGACCGGACCACCGTCCTCGAGACGACGTTTCAGACGGCCGACGGCAGCGCGACCGTAACGGACTTCATGCCCGTCGCCGAGACGGCCGAGTCACCCGTCCGACCGCCAGCCGTCTACCGAAAGCTCGAGTGTGACACCGGGCCGCTCGAACTCGAAGTCGCGTTCGAGCCGCGGTTCGACTACGCGCGGGACGTACCCGCCGTCGAACGAACCTCCGACGGCGTCGTCGCGATCGGTACCGACGAACGAGCCGTCCTCTCGAGCGATCTCCCGCTCCGACCGTCGACCGATGGGCACGGGGCGAGCGCGACGGTAACGCTCGAACCCGGCGAGACGCGCTGGCTGGTCCTCGGCTACGGCGAGGCGATCCCCCTCGAGTCGTCTCACCACCAGAAGACGCTCGACGAGGCCGTCGGCTACTGGCGGGAGTGGAGCCACGATTGTGCGGGGGCGGACTGTCCCATCGATAGTCCGTGGCACGACCTGGCGGTTCGGTCGTCGCTCGTTCTCAAACTCCTCCTTCACCGAGAGACCGGCGCGGTGTGTGCAGCGCCGACGACTTCGATCCCCGAGGACCTCGGCGGCGTGCGCAACTGGGACTACCGGTTCAACTGGATCCGCGACGCGGCCTTCACCGTTCAGGCGCTGGCCGAACTGGGCCACCTCGACGAAGCGCGCTCGTACTTCGAGCTGTGTCTCGACCACTGCGGGGGTCACGAGCCCGCCGACGTTCCGCCGGTCTACGGCCTCCACGGCGGCGACGACCTCGAGGAACACGTTCTCGATCACCTCGAAGGGTATCGCGGGTCGGCTCCCGTTCGCGTCGGGAACGCGGCCCGAGAGCAACGTCAACTGGACGTCTACGGCGAGTTGATTCTCGCGATCTACGAGAGCGTCCGCTACGGCGAGGCGGTGACGACCGACGACTGGGCGGTCATGTGCGATCTCATCGACTACGTCTGCGAGGGATGGGAGCGACCCGGTTCGAGCATCTGGGAGTCCCGCGACGGCCCGAAACACTACGTCTACTCGAAGGTGATGTGCTGGGTCGCGTTGGACCGCGGGATCAAACTCGCCGAAGCCGCCGGGGACGACGTGTCGGCCCCACTCGAGCGGTGGCGGACGTGCCGCGAGGGCGTTCGCGAGGCGATCCTCGAGCGCGGGTACAGCGACCGGGCGAACAGTTTCGTCCAGACGTTCGGCGGAGAGAGTCTCGACGCGGCGAATCTGCTCATCCCGATCGTGGGATTCCTCCCGCCCGAGGACGCTCGCGTCCAGGGCACGATAGACGCGACGATTGACCGCCTGGCGACTGACGGTGGCCTCGTCCGACGGTACGAAGGCGACGACGGACTCCCCGGCGAGGCGAGTCCGTTCGTCGTCTGCTCGTTCTGGCTCGTCACCGCACTCGCACTGGCGGGGCGGACCGACGAGGCGACCGACCGTTTCGAGTCCGTGATCGAGTACACCAGCCCGCTCGGACTGCTGGCCGAGGCGATCGACCCCGAAAGCGGCGAACAGCGCGGCAATTTCCCGCAGGCGTACAGCCACATCGGACTCATCAACAGCGTCCTCTACCTCGCCGACGCGGACGGCTCGAGCGGCGGATCGCGGGAGCCGCTCGGGCGCGACGAGTGGACGGAGGACAGCGATCTGGGCGGTGAGATCATCCGACAGCCGAGCGACACCGAGAGAGGAGATACCGCATGA
- a CDS encoding vitamin K epoxide reductase family protein gives MTNDERHDDSSEESEPDAAPTAPSKPDGGTRRTDADSGHDEGNGGRDPGNGDDNSDSGDNGDGGSMRPGDMMLSHPTKEIWPQYAVISLGLWLLASPPTLGYGSALMTWSTILTGLVLITLAGITIYRESGYANYANGFVGLWLVFSPIALWAPTAAAYANNTLVGIMVITFSILVVMRSEMDGPTVPPGWSYNPSTRAQRAPLIALGIFGFFASWYMAAYQLEYISGVWDPLYGSGTEQILTSRVSAAFPVSDAGLGAVAYSVEALMGFMGDRRRWRTMPWMVAFFGVVVIPLGFMQVLLVIMQPIMVGTWCTLCLLSAFGMLWMIALTVDEVVAMGQYVVRLMGQGDSLWTAFWMGGTIPETEAGVDETETRPIGDSPVGEPFWGVSIPWSLLAAMALGVWLMLSLTVFGTSGIMADSSHLVGSLIVSFTVIATAEPARAIRFLNVPLAVWIIVAPWFVVGVPAIAAVNATVAGALVLALSIPRGPIADHYGGWERYATFESVDRLNPLSS, from the coding sequence ATGACCAACGACGAGAGACACGACGACTCATCCGAAGAATCGGAACCGGACGCCGCACCGACCGCACCGAGTAAACCCGACGGCGGGACGCGACGCACCGATGCCGACAGCGGTCATGACGAAGGGAACGGAGGGCGGGACCCAGGTAACGGCGACGATAACAGTGACAGCGGCGATAACGGTGACGGCGGCTCGATGCGTCCGGGCGATATGATGCTCTCCCATCCGACGAAGGAGATCTGGCCCCAGTACGCCGTGATATCGCTCGGGCTCTGGCTCCTCGCGAGCCCGCCGACGCTGGGCTACGGGAGCGCCTTGATGACCTGGAGTACGATACTCACCGGACTCGTTCTCATCACGCTCGCCGGGATCACGATCTATCGGGAGAGCGGCTACGCCAACTACGCGAACGGGTTCGTCGGCCTGTGGTTGGTGTTCTCGCCGATCGCGCTCTGGGCGCCGACGGCCGCGGCCTACGCCAACAACACTCTCGTCGGCATCATGGTGATCACGTTCTCGATACTCGTCGTAATGCGCTCGGAGATGGACGGGCCAACCGTTCCGCCCGGATGGTCGTACAACCCCTCGACGCGCGCTCAGCGCGCACCGTTGATCGCGCTCGGAATTTTCGGCTTCTTCGCCTCGTGGTACATGGCCGCGTATCAACTCGAGTATATCTCGGGCGTCTGGGATCCGCTGTACGGGTCGGGGACCGAGCAGATCCTCACCTCGAGGGTATCGGCCGCCTTCCCGGTCTCCGACGCCGGTCTCGGGGCGGTCGCCTACTCGGTCGAGGCGCTCATGGGATTCATGGGCGATCGCCGGCGGTGGCGCACCATGCCGTGGATGGTCGCGTTCTTCGGCGTCGTCGTGATCCCGCTGGGCTTCATGCAGGTGCTGCTGGTCATCATGCAACCCATCATGGTCGGGACGTGGTGTACCCTCTGTCTGCTGTCGGCGTTCGGCATGCTCTGGATGATCGCGCTGACGGTCGACGAGGTCGTCGCGATGGGGCAGTACGTCGTCCGTCTAATGGGCCAGGGGGACAGTCTCTGGACCGCTTTCTGGATGGGAGGGACGATACCCGAGACGGAGGCGGGCGTCGACGAGACCGAGACGCGACCGATCGGCGACTCGCCGGTCGGCGAGCCGTTCTGGGGCGTTTCGATCCCGTGGTCGCTACTCGCGGCGATGGCGCTCGGCGTCTGGCTCATGCTCTCGCTGACCGTCTTCGGAACGTCGGGAATCATGGCCGACAGCAGTCACCTCGTCGGCTCGTTGATCGTCTCGTTCACCGTGATCGCAACCGCTGAACCCGCTCGTGCGATTCGGTTCCTCAATGTCCCGCTCGCCGTGTGGATCATCGTCGCTCCGTGGTTCGTCGTCGGCGTCCCGGCTATCGCAGCCGTCAACGCCACTGTCGCTGGAGCACTCGTCCTGGCCCTCAGCATCCCGCGCGGTCCGATCGCAGACCACTACGGCGGCTGGGAGCGCTACGCCACCTTCGAATCGGTCGACCGACTGAACCCCCTGAGTAGCTAA